In the genome of Streptomyces sp. 846.5, the window GGCGGTTGCCGTACTCGAAGGCGCCGAACTCCGGGAAACCGGGCACGAACCAGACCTCGCAGCCGTGGCCGGAGCTGGTGCGCAGGGTCTGCGCGACCTCGGCGTCGTCGGCCCCGCCGGAGGTGAGGATGACGTCGCGGATGCCCCGCGCGGGGATCGCCAGATCGAGCACCGCGGGACCGCCGAGCACCGGGACGGCGGAGTCGGACGGCAGGAAGAGCGGCTCGGGGTCGATGAACCCGACCGGGCGCAGCCCGTACTCGGGGTGGTCGAGCAGGGCGGCGGCGATCCGCTGGCCGATGTGCCCGGCCCCGGCGATCAGGGTCGGCCGGGGACGGCGCCGGTGGTGGCGGCGGAGCAGTGCGTAGACGGCGCCCCGCCCCAGCACGTCCAGGCCGAGCTGGCACAGCACCAGCGCGACCAGCAGCCGGAGGTCCACCGGGACCACGGAGAGCCAGAGGCCGTGCAGGCCCCGGTCGAGCGTCAGCGCGAGGGAGACGGCGACGGCGGCGCGCGCCGCGAGCGAGGGGATCTCGTCGAGGACCGAGGGGGCCAGCCGCAACCGGTAGAGCCCGCCGTAGGAGTTGAGCAGCACCAGCACCGGCAGGATGACGAAGGCCGCCCACAGCACCCGGACCGGCTCGCCCGAACCCAGCAGCGCCAGGGCCAGCACCGGCGCGAGCGCGTCCACGGCGAGCAGGGCGGCCGGGATCCCGGTGCCGGCGCGCCGCCGCCGACGGCGCACGGCGGGTGCGGTGACCGCCGCGGCGCGCTCCACGGCGGTTGACGGGGAGGTGAGTTGGACCGTGCCCAACCCGGAGGGAGTCGGCCCGGTCAGAGTCGGCCCGGTCAGAGTGGGCGCGGTCGGAGTCGACGCAGTGGCACGCGGCAGTTCGTCGTTGTCAATGGTGGTCATCCGCGCACGTACTCCTCTGCTGTGTGCCCATGGGGACGGGGCCCTCCCGAAGCCCGGGCTCGGTCGAGGTAGCACCTGCCGTCGCGATCGACGACTCGGCC includes:
- a CDS encoding sugar transferase, with the translated sequence MTTIDNDELPRATASTPTAPTLTGPTLTGPTPSGLGTVQLTSPSTAVERAAAVTAPAVRRRRRRAGTGIPAALLAVDALAPVLALALLGSGEPVRVLWAAFVILPVLVLLNSYGGLYRLRLAPSVLDEIPSLAARAAVAVSLALTLDRGLHGLWLSVVPVDLRLLVALVLCQLGLDVLGRGAVYALLRRHHRRRPRPTLIAGAGHIGQRIAAALLDHPEYGLRPVGFIDPEPLFLPSDSAVPVLGGPAVLDLAIPARGIRDVILTSGGADDAEVAQTLRTSSGHGCEVWFVPGFPEFGAFEYGNRRTVVGDHLWGFPCLRLGPTAMRRPSWAVKRAVDAGLAGLGLLLAAPILAACAIAVRVDGGPGVIFRQERIGLDGETFTVLKFRSLRPADEQESATRWNISQDQRMSAIGRFLRRTSLDELPQLWNVLRGEMSLVGPRPERPYFVTRFAQAYPQYRDRHRVPVGITGFAQVNGLRGDTSIEDRTRFDNYYIESWSLWQDVKILLRTISSVLQSDGS